A stretch of DNA from Streptomyces xanthii:
CAGATGCCCGTCGGAGCGCACGACACGCCACCAGGGGACGGCACCCCCGTAGAGGGACATCACGCGCCCCACCTGGCGCGGCCCGCCCTCCTCCAGCCATTCGGCGACGTCCCCGTAGGTCATCACCCGCCCGGGCGGGATCAGCTCGGCGACCTCGAGGACGCGCTCGGCGTACTCGGGAAGCTCACCTGCCGCATCGCTCTCC
This window harbors:
- a CDS encoding MGMT family protein — encoded protein: MSEESDAAGELPEYAERVLEVAELIPPGRVMTYGDVAEWLEEGGPRQVGRVMSLYGGAVPWWRVVRSDGHLLPGHELRALGHYRDEGTPLREASRAAEGHLPRLDMKRARWDGETRAEAHR